In a genomic window of Halobiforma lacisalsi AJ5:
- a CDS encoding type II toxin-antitoxin system VapC family toxin — MTICIDTGVLYADHDLDASRHGAASNALEAVYDGEFGQPYVSDYIYDEVVTLTLKRGQAFTPAQRIGEKIRGVDPYPQVYELVRVSAVIFDDAVDLFERYDDQALSFTDATTVALCRRHGIDAVMSFDDDFDGIVERIDPESV, encoded by the coding sequence ATGACGATCTGTATCGATACTGGCGTTCTGTATGCGGATCACGATCTGGATGCATCGAGACACGGCGCAGCGAGCAATGCACTCGAGGCAGTTTATGACGGGGAGTTCGGCCAACCGTACGTGAGCGACTATATTTACGACGAGGTCGTTACGCTCACGCTCAAACGGGGTCAGGCATTCACACCGGCACAACGGATCGGTGAAAAGATTCGTGGTGTCGATCCGTACCCGCAGGTATACGAACTGGTTCGAGTATCAGCGGTCATATTCGACGATGCCGTGGACCTATTCGAACGCTACGACGACCAGGCGTTGAGTTTCACGGACGCGACGACGGTTGCACTTTGTCGGCGCCACGGTATTGACGCCGTCATGAGTTTCGACGACGATTTTGACGGTATCGTCGAACGGATCGACCCAGAATCCGTGTGA
- a CDS encoding CheF family chemotaxis protein, protein MSKSEQKLADVTGQFTQVMRDGRKLSDTDWSNGRIILSNKRIVIASNDGKHTIPLSEIQSIRGRYDVNQTVAKVSDYISINYGADVFLVSMGDVEEFELQIQKAILDGEIVLIKHPAVKGGVVQDSSWEKARVKINDGVANFAVESGSLVQIEVDDVGTVESDERTIRSKERPVIEAEHTEEGSSVQTYLSGGAQNCAILKSVLDRGAEKNASQIELSGKEEEVLMAIYSGVSPFEVPEFLDMDVDEVEEIYERLIELDVLEEVRVRREVALKPRGRNIASEAMNSK, encoded by the coding sequence ATGAGCAAGTCCGAACAGAAACTCGCGGACGTCACCGGGCAGTTCACCCAGGTGATGCGAGATGGCCGGAAGCTGTCGGATACCGACTGGTCCAACGGCCGGATCATCCTCTCGAACAAGCGGATCGTGATCGCGAGCAACGACGGGAAACACACGATCCCGCTGTCGGAGATCCAGTCGATCCGCGGGCGGTACGACGTCAACCAGACCGTCGCGAAGGTCTCGGACTACATCAGCATCAACTACGGGGCCGACGTCTTCCTCGTCTCGATGGGCGACGTCGAGGAGTTCGAACTCCAGATCCAGAAGGCGATCCTGGACGGCGAGATCGTTCTGATCAAACACCCCGCGGTGAAAGGCGGCGTCGTCCAGGACAGTTCCTGGGAGAAGGCCCGCGTGAAGATCAACGACGGCGTCGCGAACTTCGCGGTCGAATCAGGCTCGCTGGTCCAGATCGAGGTCGACGACGTCGGCACCGTCGAGAGCGACGAGCGGACGATCCGCTCGAAGGAACGGCCCGTGATCGAGGCCGAACACACCGAGGAGGGCTCGAGCGTCCAGACGTACCTCTCGGGGGGCGCACAGAACTGTGCGATCCTCAAGTCGGTACTCGATCGGGGAGCCGAGAAGAACGCCTCCCAGATCGAACTCTCGGGGAAGGAAGAGGAAGTGCTGATGGCGATCTACTCCGGTGTGTCGCCGTTCGAGGTGCCGGAGTTCCTGGACATGGACGTCGACGAGGTCGAGGAGATCTACGAGCGGTTGATCGAACTGGACGTGTTGGAAGAAGTCCGGGTGCGTCGGGAAGTGGCGTTGAAGCCACGTGGACGGAATATCGCGAGCGAAGCGATGAATAGCAAGTGA
- a CDS encoding HEAT repeat domain-containing protein encodes MSLFELERNAEFERLVEVLEESSNPNVRRRAAEILGSLESEIDDTRFPREDVVDALVAASQDDDDEEVRAAAIDALDQYGQEALETFIGEESGQQIDGVAEWKKAKVLAQGLTADRPELRMAAATGLGRIGEDNVMKPLVERLEDSDPRVRKRVARALGRIGAPECVPALTNRLHEDRYGVRIEVAYALADIGTNNALRELVDVADADDERLRRIAVDALGRLGSIEAVEVLAEALRDESDTVRRTAMFSLVQLLSEAPADASHQIREKIVGELEAVTETEVVQPLIDILDQSTETAQRRNAAWLLGRVANDDYERGAQEALIETLADDDEMTSKFAATSLSLLDGSNLEKRLLDLVEDDTRDEEARVKALFVLGKIGTETSRNRLAGFVDRTESDRLRKRGFSALSKLGGAGMPSGDFA; translated from the coding sequence ATGTCCCTCTTCGAACTCGAGCGCAACGCGGAATTCGAACGACTCGTCGAGGTTCTTGAGGAGAGTTCGAATCCGAACGTACGACGGCGGGCCGCGGAGATCCTGGGGAGTCTGGAAAGCGAGATCGACGATACACGCTTCCCTCGCGAGGACGTCGTCGACGCCCTCGTGGCCGCCTCCCAGGACGACGACGACGAGGAAGTCCGCGCGGCGGCCATCGACGCCCTGGACCAGTACGGACAGGAAGCCCTCGAGACGTTCATCGGCGAGGAGTCCGGGCAGCAGATCGACGGCGTCGCCGAGTGGAAGAAGGCGAAAGTGCTGGCCCAGGGACTGACCGCCGACCGACCCGAACTCCGGATGGCGGCCGCCACGGGTCTCGGCCGGATCGGCGAGGACAACGTGATGAAACCCCTCGTGGAGCGACTCGAGGATTCGGACCCCCGGGTTCGAAAACGAGTCGCGCGTGCGCTGGGGCGGATCGGCGCGCCCGAGTGCGTGCCGGCGCTGACGAACCGATTACACGAGGACCGCTACGGCGTCCGCATCGAGGTCGCCTACGCGCTGGCCGACATCGGGACGAACAACGCCCTGCGGGAACTGGTCGACGTCGCCGATGCCGACGACGAGCGGCTCCGCCGGATCGCCGTCGACGCGCTCGGCAGGCTGGGGAGCATCGAGGCCGTGGAAGTCCTCGCGGAGGCGCTGCGGGACGAGTCCGATACCGTCCGCCGGACGGCGATGTTCTCGCTCGTGCAACTGCTCTCGGAAGCACCGGCCGACGCCAGCCACCAGATCCGCGAGAAGATCGTCGGCGAACTCGAGGCTGTCACCGAGACGGAGGTCGTCCAGCCGCTGATCGACATCCTCGATCAGAGTACGGAGACCGCCCAGCGGCGCAACGCGGCGTGGCTGCTGGGCCGGGTCGCCAACGACGACTACGAACGCGGGGCCCAGGAGGCGTTGATCGAGACGCTGGCCGACGACGACGAGATGACCTCGAAGTTCGCCGCGACCAGCCTCTCCCTTCTGGACGGGAGCAACCTCGAGAAACGGCTGCTCGATCTGGTGGAAGACGACACCCGGGACGAGGAAGCCCGCGTGAAGGCGCTGTTCGTCCTGGGGAAGATCGGGACGGAGACGTCCCGCAACAGGCTCGCGGGGTTCGTCGATCGGACGGAGAGCGATCGACTGCGTAAACGCGGGTTCTCCGCACTATCGAAACTCGGCGGCGCGGGGATGCCGAGTGGTGACTTCGCATGA